A part of Papilio machaon chromosome 21, ilPapMach1.1, whole genome shotgun sequence genomic DNA contains:
- the LOC106711118 gene encoding 5'-AMP-activated protein kinase catalytic subunit alpha-2 yields the protein MSEKPVVASGNQPIVKIGHYTLGATLGVGTFGKVKIGEHQLTKHKVAVKILNRQKIKSLDVVGKIRREIQNLKLFRHPHIIKLYQVISTPTDIFMIMEYVSGGELFDYIVKRGKLQEHEARRFFQQIISGVDYCHRHMIVHRDLKPENLLLDHNMHVKIADFGLSNMMLDGEFLRTSCGSPNYAAPEVISGKLYAGPEVDVWSCGVILYALLCGTLPFDDEHVPTLFRKIKSGIFPIPDYLNKSVVSLLCMMLQVDPMKRATIEDVKKYDWFQKDLPDYLFPSPVEQESGFVDVEAIAEVCEKFGVKEQEVHTALLSGNQHDQLAIAYHLIIDNKRIADEAAKAEIKDFYIAGHSPPNTAEPTRPHPERIAPMRSKESPSALPAQDKQRGTPVKRAKWHLGIRSQSKPNDIMLEVFRAMKALDYEWKVINPYHVRVRTLNKKTDKFVKMSLQLYQVDYKSYLLDFKSLSSEKEEYDEDSASTSVASTPPNPMTIPTAPQGHHTMEFFEMCAALIIQLAR from the exons ATGTCTGAAAAACCAGTTGTAGCTAGTGGAAATCAGCCTATCGTGAAGATAGGTCACTATACTTTAGGCGCCACTCTTGGAGTAGGAACGTTTGGTAAAGTAAAAATAGGTGAACATCAGCTTACCAAACACAAAGTcgctgtaaaaattttaaacagacagaaaataaaatcactaGATGTTGTTGGCAAGATAAGACgtgaaattcaaaatttgaaACTGTTTCGTCATCCCCacatcattaaattatatcag GTAATATCAACACCAACAGACATCTTTATGATAATGGAATATGTGTCTGGTGGTGAGCTCTTTGACTATATTGTCAAACGTGGTAAACTACAAGAGCATGAAGCCAGAAGATTCTTCCAGCAGATCATATCTGGTGTTGACTATTGTCATCGTCACATGATCGTACATAGAGATCTTAAGCCAGAGAATCTCCTATTAGACCATAATATGCATGTGAAAATTGCGGATTTCGGTCTATCTAATATGATGTTGGATGGTGAATTCTTACGCACATCTTGTGGTTCACCAAACTATGCTGCACCAGAG GTTATCTCAGGAAAATTATATGCAGGCCCAGAAGTAGATGTGTGGTCTTGCGGGGTCATCCTCTACGCTTTACTATGTGGTACACTACCATTTGATGATGAACACGTACCTACATTGTTCCGGAAGATCAAATCTGGAATATTCCCAATTCCAGACTATTTAAACAAGAGTGTTGTGAGTCTTTTATGCATGATGTTACAAGTTGATCCAATGAAGCGAGCGACAATCGAGGATGTTAAGAAATACGATTGGTTCCAAAAGGATTTACCGGATTATTTGTTTCCATCACCTGTGGAGCAG GAGAGTGGGTTTGTGGATGTAGAAGCGATCGCAGAAGTGTGCGAGAAGTTTGGTGTAAAAGAACAGGAAGTGCACACTGCGCTGCTCAGTGGTAACCAACACGATCAGCTCGCAATCGCCTACCATCTGATCATAGACAATAAGAGGATTGCTGATGAGGCGGCTAAAGCTGAAATCAAAGACTTCTATATTGCCG GTCATTCACCGCCCAACACAGCGGAGCCAACACGACCTCATCCCGAGCGCATCGCGCCCATGCGTAGTAAGGAGTCACCGAGTGCTTTACCTGCACAGGACAAACAGAGAGGCACACCTGTTAAAAG AGCGAAATGGCATCTCGGTATAAGATCTCAGAGCAAACCAAATGACATAATGTTGGAAGTGTTCAGAGCTATGAAAGCGCTGGACTATGAGTGGAAAGTCATCAACCCATACCATGTTAG GGTACGgacattaaacaaaaagacGGATAAATTCGTTAAAATGTCATTACAACTGTACCAAGTTGATTACAAATCGTACTTACTCGATTTCAAGTCGCTCTCCAGCGAGAAGGAGGAGTATGATGAGGACTCTGCGTCCACATCAGTGGCTTCCACACCCCCCAACCCTATGACCATCCCAACAGCACCTCAAGGTCATCATACTATGGAGTTCTTTGAAATGTGTGCAGCCCTTATAATACAACTTGcacgataa